Proteins encoded by one window of Bacillus anthracis str. Vollum:
- a CDS encoding CpaF/VirB11 family protein, whose product MKMFGAKKGNGHNKDFYDFNPKNLETIRNDLKNRHAELVIDALLKEEARQEIKRIIKRDYPVHFMDIDEDKVDDVIEYVVSELVGTGVIERLIKDRPDITDISYNGSHLIVESSDYKEIYKDNEHQITEQYITRLIQKFAHAVGKEFTPKNPIFDGVYGSIRINAVHSQNTNGNSTMSLRIVRPNLVLNEKNFETFAPQFIYDFFKVVMESRNNILISGETGTGKTEVLKLLFSFVRFDHKAIMIEDVPETHVKSLFPDKDVFSWLTGNGVTVTDEIVAALRNNPRWIMISELRGKETYEMIQAVLSGHHVVTSLHSVDAETSPKRLVNMSKIGYQVDEKSLEEDIMRYFNFGFHIKRVVVKTTDTTGKPIKRVVRYLAKIVEYSVEGCQMVFEQKYRNGKFTFSTGTLSEEFHDKLAEIDLSYELPKYTDEVAFKKGLIISR is encoded by the coding sequence ATGAAAATGTTTGGTGCAAAAAAAGGAAATGGTCATAATAAAGATTTTTATGATTTCAATCCTAAGAATTTAGAAACGATAAGAAATGACTTGAAAAATAGACATGCTGAATTAGTTATAGATGCGCTATTAAAAGAAGAAGCAAGACAAGAAATCAAACGCATCATAAAGAGAGACTATCCTGTTCATTTTATGGATATTGATGAAGATAAAGTCGATGATGTGATTGAATATGTTGTGTCTGAACTTGTTGGGACAGGCGTTATAGAAAGATTAATTAAAGATCGTCCTGATATTACGGATATATCCTATAATGGTAGTCATTTAATCGTGGAATCAAGTGATTATAAAGAGATTTATAAGGACAATGAGCATCAAATTACTGAACAATATATCACACGATTGATTCAGAAGTTTGCTCATGCAGTAGGGAAAGAGTTTACTCCTAAAAACCCTATCTTTGATGGTGTGTATGGTTCAATCCGTATTAATGCGGTGCATAGTCAGAATACAAATGGTAACTCTACCATGTCATTGAGGATTGTTCGTCCTAATTTGGTACTGAATGAGAAGAATTTTGAAACATTCGCCCCTCAATTTATATATGACTTTTTTAAAGTGGTAATGGAGAGTCGAAATAACATCTTGATTTCGGGTGAAACAGGAACAGGGAAAACGGAAGTTTTAAAACTTTTATTCTCGTTTGTGCGATTCGATCATAAGGCGATTATGATTGAGGATGTCCCTGAAACGCATGTTAAGTCCTTGTTTCCTGACAAAGATGTATTTAGTTGGTTAACTGGGAACGGAGTTACTGTAACGGACGAAATAGTAGCTGCTTTACGAAATAATCCACGTTGGATTATGATTTCTGAGCTTCGTGGAAAAGAAACATACGAAATGATTCAGGCAGTACTATCAGGACACCATGTAGTGACTTCGCTGCACTCGGTTGATGCAGAAACATCACCGAAAAGGCTCGTGAATATGTCCAAAATCGGATATCAGGTAGATGAAAAGTCGCTCGAAGAAGATATCATGCGTTACTTTAATTTTGGTTTCCATATTAAGCGTGTAGTAGTAAAAACAACTGATACAACAGGGAAACCAATTAAACGAGTTGTTCGTTATTTAGCAAAAATAGTGGAGTATTCAGTTGAGGGTTGTCAAATGGTATTTGAACAAAAATACCGGAACGGCAAATTTACATTCTCTACGGGAACATTATCAGAAGAATTCCATGACAAATTGGCAGAAATTGATTTGAGCTATGAGCTTCCTAAGTATACGGATGAAGTAGCCTTCAAAAAGGGCTTAATTATTAGTAGGTAA
- a CDS encoding TrbC/VirB2 family protein, giving the protein MDLFTIFAMKLLTYNDFFDSVSSALTSWTGKLQGLGIAVIIFCVCIIAFMFMFGEGPSRTAKKWLLYIVVGGVLLWGAGTFASTVQGVTAGF; this is encoded by the coding sequence ATGGATCTATTTACTATTTTTGCGATGAAATTACTAACTTACAATGATTTCTTTGACTCTGTGAGTTCTGCCTTAACAAGTTGGACTGGAAAGTTACAAGGACTTGGTATAGCGGTTATTATTTTCTGTGTATGTATTATTGCCTTCATGTTCATGTTCGGCGAAGGACCGAGCCGAACAGCGAAAAAATGGTTACTGTACATTGTTGTTGGTGGCGTTCTTTTATGGGGAGCAGGAACTTTCGCAAGTACAGTTCAAGGCGTTACAGCTGGTTTCTAA